From the Capnocytophaga sp. oral taxon 878 genome, the window TTGTGCTTTTTATCGTGCGTTTTGGGTTATGCTCAACGAGACGATATACAATCATTGGTTGTGAAGGCGAGTAAAGGCGATGTTATATCGCAACAGCTTTTGGCAATCAATTACGAACGAGGCACAGGTGTAGCTCAATCATACCAAAAGGCTGTATATTGGTATGAGAAGGCTGCTAACCAAGGTGACCCGCGCTCACAAACGAGATTGGGAATTTTTTATTATAAAGGCCAAGGAGCTGAACAATCATATAAGAAAGCCGCCGAGTGGTTTGAACGCGCAGCCAACCAAGGATTTGCAGAAGGTCAAACTAAAATGGGCATCTGCTACTACAAAGGACAAGGAGTTCCGCAATCGGATAGTAAAGCTGTGGAATGGTGGCAAAAGGCTGCAGACCAACAACATGCGGAAGCGCAAAGCCTTTTAGGGTATGCGTACTGGCGTGGACAGGGGGTTACACAATCGGACAATGATGCTGTAATGTGGTTTGAAAAGGCTGCTGCACAAGGAGATATAGATGCACAACGCGACTTGGCTACTTGTTACTTCCAAGGTAAAGGGGTATCACAATCATACGAAAAGGCTGTGGTGTGGTACGAAAAGGCTGCTAACCAAGGAGATAAAGAAGCCCAACTACTGTTAGGACTTTGCTATCAGCAAGGTAAAGGAGTAGATAAATCATTTGCTCGTGCTACTTTTTGGGTAGAAAAAGCGTGCAAAAACTTTAATAAGAGAGCTTGTGAATTATTGGAAAAAATGAAACCTTAGGTATGTTCAAGAATGTTTTTTCACCACAAGGACGTATTAGGCGCTTTGAATATGGGCTTACTTTGCTAATATGCTACTTTTGCTTTATTAGCATGCATTTTTTTACTGAGTTTTTTTATTTTTTTTCGTTCCTTACAAACTCTGCTCTAAACATATTTATTTTAATAATTATAATCTTGCAAGGAGCAAAGCGATGCCATGATATGGACCAACCTGGTTGGATGGCTCTGATTCCTATTTACAATCCTATTGTACTGATTTTTGTAGAAGGTACTGTGGGGGATAATAAATATGGTGAAAATCCTAAGAAAGTAGCACCTTTTGGTTCGTCTGTATTTAACAAGGATCCTTTTGCTGCTCCTACTGCTGAAAAGACTAAAACTGAACAAGAAACCACTGAAAATAAAGAGAGTTATACTTCGGAATCAGCTAGGGATAAGGCTACAAACACTTCGTTCTCAAACCAATCGGCTACAGCATCACAATATTATGTAGTGAGTCCTGATGGAAAAACACTTATGAAATGGTTTAATACTGAAGCAACTATAATTGATATGCCTTCGGACCCTGTGCTAACCAAAATTACAAGTATAGGTAAAGACGTGTTTTATGACTGTAACAAACTGAGCAGGATAGAGTTTGCTGAAAACCTTGATACTATTGGCAAATATGCATTTGATGGCTGTGACTCATTAAAAGATTTTGCTTTCCCTGAGAAGTTACAATTTATAGGTGAATATATTTTTGGCAAAAATTGCCCTATGAAACTTGTTTTCAAAGGCAGTACTCCCCCAGTATTAGAGGGTGATTTTGGGTATAATGACGATAGAATACAAGTAATATATGTACCTTTTGGATGTGCTGAAAACTACCGGAGGGCAGAAAGCTGGAAGAAATATGCTCATTTAATATTTTAAAATATTACAAACAAAAATCTCACACAATTTACATTAAACTGTGTGAGATTTTTGTTTTATACAAGTTGTAAGGTTACTTAATTTTCAGCTTAAAACAACTTTCATTACCTAAAAATCCTTCTAAAACATCGTTGGGTGCAGCGGGAACGGCTGCTACAGGGGAACCGGTAAAAATAAGGTCGCCTTTGCGCAGTGTGAAATACTTAGTTACTTCGGCAATGATAGCATCAAAATGCCAATACATAAGAGAGCTGTTACCTTGTTGTACTGTTTGATCATTATTTTGCAGATGAAAAGACAGAGAATGCAAATCACCCAAGGTTTCCTTCTTCAAGAATTTCCCTACAACGGCAGAGCCATCAAAGGCTTTAGAAAGTTCCCATGACAAACCTTTGGCTATGAGCTGTTGCTGTAAATCACAAGCAGTAAAATCGATACCTAAGCCTATTTCATCATAATACTTATGAGCAAATTTTTCGGCAACACATTTAGCATTTTGGTTAATTTTTATGATAAGTTCGGCTTCATAGGACAATTCACGGGTGAACTCTGGTATATAATACGGTAATTCGGGGTTGTGAATAGCGGTATCAGGTTTGGTAAAAACGACGAAATTAGCTGGTTTTTGCGTTGTTTCTTCTTTTTTAGTGGCATAATTTTTGCCTATACAAATGAGCTTCATTATGTGATATTTTTTGATTCAGAAAGCAAAAGTAAAAAATAAAATGGAATAATGTTGGCTGGTTATAAAAAATGTTGTATATTTGCCGTGTTATTTATCAACCAACAAAAGTTGTATACTGATGAAAAAAGAAGATATTTTAAACGATTACCGGATTTCGGTAGAAAGTAGAGAATGTAGTTTGATGGGTAGGCGTGAAGTGCTTACTGGTAAAGCTAAATTTGGTATTTTTGGCGATGGCAAAGAAGTGCCACAAGTAGCTATGGCAAGGGCTTTTGCTGATGGTGACTTCCGTAGTGGTTATTACCGTGACCAAACGCTGATGATGGCGCTGGGAGTACATACGGTAGAGAATTTTTTTGCTGGATTATACGCACACGCTGATATAGAAGCAGATCCAACTAGTGCTGGTAGACAAATGGGCGGACACTTTTCCACCCATAGCTTAGATGAAAACGGCGAATGGAAAGACTTGCTGAAACAAAAAAACAGCAGTAGTGATATATCATGTACCGCAGGACAAATGCCTCGCCTTTTAGGATTGGCACAAGCCTCAAAAGTATACAGAGAACTACCTAATGCTCAAGCAGAAGGATTTTCAAACCACGGCAATGAAGTAGCTTGGGGTACTATAGGTAATGCTAGTACCAGTGAAGGACACTTTTTTGAAACCTTAAACGCTGCTGGTGTGTTACAAGTACCAATGGTAATGTCGGTTTGGGATGATGAGTATGGTATTTCGGTACCTAAAGAGTATCATACTACCAAAGAAAGCATTTCGGAAGTGATGAAAGGCTTTCAGCGTGATGCAAAACATAAAGGCTTTGAGATATTTGTGGTAAAAGGTTGGGATTACCCTGCCTTATACAAGGTATATCAAAAAGCAGCTAAAATAGCCCGTGAGGAACACGTGCCTGTATTGGTACACGTTACTGAACTTACCCAACCTCAAGGGCACTCTACATCGGGCTCACACGAACGATATAAAAGTCCTGAGCGATTACAATGGGAACACGACTTTGATTGTATAGCTAAAATGCGTGAGTGGATTATAGGAGAAGGTTATGCTACTGAGGAAGAACTTTCGGCAATAGATGAAGCTGCTAAAAAACGCGTACGCGATGGTAAGAAAAAAGCGTGGGAAGCCTATATGAGGCCTTTTGAAAATGAACGTTCTGAGCTAATAAATATGCTAAATAGTATTGTTCCTAACAGTGGTTTTGCTGATGAAATAGCAGCTATAGCCACCCTATCACGGAAAGCAATAATGAATGTAGCACGTAAAGCCTTACGCAGCTTTTTGAAAGAAGGATATAACGTAGAAGCCTTACGTACTTGGGTAACTGACTATCTGAAAGTAAATGAGCCTAAATACAGCAAATATGTGTATACAGAAAGTGCTCACAGCCCAATGCATATTAAAGAAGTTCTTCCTGAATATGCTGCTGAAGCAGAACAAGTAGATGGGCGAGTAGTACTGAGAGAAAACTTTGATGCCCTACTTGGTAAATATCCTAATGTGCTTATTTTTGGAGAAGATGTAGGAAATATAGGGGATGTAAATCAAGGCTTAGAAGGCTTACAGAAAAAATACGGAGTTACTAAAGTATCAGATACTGGTATCAGAGAAACTACTATCATAGGACAAGGTATTGGTATGGCAATGCGTGGCTTGCGACCTATAGCTGAAATACAATATTTAGACTATATCCTTTACGGCTTACAAACCCTTAGTGATGATTTGGCTACCTTGCATTATCGGACTTTTGGGCGACAATCAGCCCCTCTGATAGTAAGAACTCGTGGACATCGTTTGGAAGGAATATGGCATGCAGGCTCTCCTATGGGGGTATTATTACACTCCTTAAGAGGTATTTGTATTCTTACTCCGCGAAATATGACCAAAGCAGCAGGTTTTTACAACACCCTTTTGGAAAGTGACCAACCAGCTGTAGTGGTTGAATGCTTGAATGGTTATAGGTTAAAAGAGACTATGCCTACAAACCTTACCGAATTCAAAACACCAATAGGAGTGGTAGAAACTTTGCGTGAAGGGAAAGATATAACTGTGGTATCATACGGATCGACATTGCGTATTGTATGTGAAGTAGCAGACGAATTGGCTGCTTTAGGTATTGATATTGAAATTATTGATGCTCAAAGTTTAGCTCCTTTTGATGTTAATCATGACATTGTGAAGAGTATAGCTAAAACAAATAGACTTTTGGTAGTAGATGAAGATATGCCAGGAGCAACTTCGGCATATATTTTGCAGAAGATAGTAGAAGAACAAAATGCTTATCAGTATTTGGATAGTGCTCCACAAACATTGGCAGCAGGTAACCACCGACCTGCCTATGCTACTGATGGTGATTATTTTTCAAAACCTAATGCTGATAGTATTATTGAGAAGATATATAGCATTATGCACGAAGTAAACCCTAGTAAATATCCCGCATTGTTATAAGGGAAAAGACCCCTTATAGCAGTTCGTCAGGGGTGTCTTCCTGAAAGTCGTTAAGGAGATTATCAATAGCACGACGGTCTTTTTTAGTAGGTCGGCCTTCACCTTTTTCTCGGTAATAATCTTGTGCTAATCTTTGTAGTTCAGCTTGTTCAAAAGCCTCAGCAGGAGTTTTATCTTGTCTATAAAGATCTACTAATTTAGCTCCTACACGACTTTCAGGAATATCAAGTACTAAAAGTTCGTAATTAATTTGGTTCTTACGAACAATAATGGTATCTGTTTTGTATACCTCACGGGAAGGTTTCACAGCCTCACCATTTACTTTAATATGTCCTTTTTTACAGGCTTCGGTAGCCAAATTGCGTGTTTTGAAATAGCGCACACACCATAAATATTTATCAATTCGCATAACTTTAGCATTTAAAACAAGAGTAATAAGCGCAAAATTAACAATTAATTGCAATTTTGCAAAATTTAAAACAAAAACAATATTATAAACAATGAAGAAAACCATATTCATTATTGGTGCAATAACCTTACTACTTGCAACCTCATGTAAGAAAAATGATAATAATAGTACTACAACCCCTCCTCGTGATGTAACTGAGGTATGGAATGAAAACAAAGTAGCTATTGAAAACTTTCTTAAAACACATACCTACACTTTTACACCTACAACTACAATTTCAGAAACTGTTACATTTGCTACTACTAGCAATACAACTGAATCAATATTTGCAAATTCTAACTTAAAACAAATGGAATTGGATGTGTATGATGCTAACAATAAGCGAGTACGGCATACTTTATATTATATGATTTTGCAAGAAGGTACAGGCACTACCACTACTATAGCAGACTCAGTATATGTGAATTACAAAGGTCAGCTATTGGATTTAAGTGTTTTTGATAAAAGTTCTACTCAAACTACAGGTTATTGGTTTGATCTTATTGGTAATATTACCAACTCAAGACAAGCAGGAGTTATCAAAGGTTTTCGTGAAGGAATTGCTCTGCTTAAATCATCATCAAGTAACCAACTAATCCCTAATAATGATGGTACCTATACAATACCTACAGATGGTGGTATAGGTGTCTTTTTTATACCTTCAGGGTTAGGTTATTTTAACAATGTACAAAGCAAAATTCCTGCTTATTCTCCACTTATTTTTACTGTAAACCTAATCTCAACAAAACGTGCTGATCACGACCATGATGGTAAACCTTCTATCAATGAAATTGAACGTGACCAATATGGTATCATCTCCTACCCTGATTGTGATGCTAAAAAAGATAACACCTACCTTCCAGACTATTTAGACGCTGATTGTAAATAATTATGAAGAAATATATACCTAATATTATTACCTTAGGCAATCTTTTTTGTGGCTGTATAGCAATAGTATATGCAGTACAGGATTATCCAACTATAGCTGCCTTATGGGTAGCTATAGGCATTTTTTTTGATTTTTTTGACGGATTTTTTGCCCGATTACTAAATGTAAAATCAGATATTGGTTTACAATTGGATTCTCTTGCTGATATGGTAACCTCAGGCGTAGTACCTGGTATTGTGATGTACCAGTTACTTAAAGGAAGTGTTATAAATATTGAAGCTCAATGGACTACTCTCTTGCCTTATGCTGGCTTTCTTATCACTTTAAGTTCTGGGTATAGATTAGCTAACTTCAATATAGATACCCGTCAAACTTCTGGTTTTATAGGGTTGCCTACTCCCGCTAATACGCTTCTTATACTTTCTATTCCACTTATTTTATATTACCAACCTAACGAGTGGCTCAATACTGTTTTGTACAATAAGTGGTTTTTATTAAGTATTACCTTACTCAGTACTTATATGCTGAATGCAAATTTACCTTTATTTGCCCTAAAATTTAAAGATTATAGTTTTAAGAATAACGTCTTAAAATATATTTTCTTAGCTCTTAGTATAGTACTAATAATTATATGTAAGTTCATAGCTATTCCTCTAATTATTTTATTGTATATTGGGCTATCATTAATACCGCAGCGATAAATTCTGCTTCATTCTATCTAAATTGATTTTAGGCGTCTGTTGTAAGAAAATAACACTATCAATCACTACTTGCTTTGAGATTGGGTATATTCCCAAACTATCTATAAGCAAGTAATTTTTTTTGTTATAACATAATACATTAGGAAACTTCTTTATCCTAATATCATTTACCCCTATCTTTTTAATATAATTCTGAACCATAGAATTCAATTCTAAAGTATCTGATTGAAATACATCTAACCTGTTACCTTGTCTAATCACTATTGTTTTTTCATTAAACCTAGTAAATATGAGCATCTCATCAGTAGTAGTTAACTGGTATTTATTATAGAACAACACTCCTTGTAGTAGCAATATACTAAGCAATATCAATACTACTGACCTATAACTACGAAAATGTCTCCAATACACAAGAGCTGCAACTAGTAGTAAACTTGCTAACAATAAAAGTGTATTAAAAGGTATATTTCGCAAAATAAAATCTTCCTGCCCTGCTATACTCCTTATCAAAGTATTCATTATAGCTACAAAATCTCTGATTATCATAACTAATAAAGAAGGTACATAACCTAATAAAGCTCCTAATAACAAAGCTATAATACTAAGAATAAGTACTGGCTGCAATAAAGGTACTACTAATAAGTTAGACACAAAAAATAAACCTGAAAACTGATGAAAATAGTACAAGCTAATAGGTACTACAGCTATCTGAGCTGTAAAACCTACTACTAACAGTTGCCATACCCACCGCAAAAATTTATTCTCTGGATACCACCACTTCATAATAGCTGGGTAAAAAGTCAATATTGAAAATACTGCTGCATAACTAAGCTGAAATCCTACTTCATACAAATAAAATGGATTGATAAGCAGTAATACAAGCATAGATACAATAAGAGCGTCAAATCTCCCTTGTGGGTTACGTGACAAAAAGTACAAACCTATAAAGCTAAACATAACTGTCGCTCGCAATACCGAAGGTGTACTACCTGCTATTAGGGTAAAACTCCACAAACCTACAAGCAAAATGATATATCTCAACCATTGGTAACCTTTACTACTGTTAGGCAACCTTTGAATAAGAAATAGTAATATCATCGTAATAATTCCCACATGTAAGCCTGATATAGCTAAAATATGAACTGCTCCAGCATCTATATAACTTTGTAGGAGTTCGTTACTCAAATCAGTGCGTTTACTTAGTAATAAGGTTTGTAATAATTGAGATGTTTCTTTTTCAAAATTAGCCTCAATAAGTTTACTAAAATACCCTCGTATTTGCTGAACATACCCCTTTCCCTCTCCTTTCTTTCTAATAATAAATCCTTTAGCTACAGTACGACCATACACACCTTGTCGTTCCATATACTGTTTATAGTCAAACTGATAAGGTTGTGGAGGAGCTATAGGCTTCACTTCGCCTAGAAAGAAAATTTCATCCTTATAGTGTAAGCTATTTACTTTTACACTATCCTTACTTCGTGGAAAAAAACATAATATATCTCCACTCACTTTTTTATTATCAGCAGCAAGTAATTGTACTCTAAATGTATCCCCAAATGAAGTTTTAGAAACTTGTTTTAACACACGCCCTTGTAACACATAGCTTTGTTTAGTTGTAAGTTGATGGGTATAGTGTTGTGGGGCATTAGCAGGTGTGTGCACTGCTACCAAAAGCATTCCTATAGCTACCGAAGCTAAAAAACTATGCAGCAGCAATCCATACCTAAAGCTATATCTGTTATGAAACATCCATTGGTGTAATGCCAAGCTCAACAACAGTCCTCCACATATAGCTAAAATAAAAACAAAAGGAAGCATCGCTATATTTGTAATAGCGATACCTCCTATAATTCCAACTAAAATTGTTAATATGGGTAAATTTACATATCTCACATCACGCGCTTAGCTATGCGGAAAGCTTTCTTGTAATACGCATCACTCATTGATGATATTACTACTCCACGCTTTGATGAAGCGTGGATAAACTTCACTTCCCCTCCTTCTACATCTACTACCATACCTACGTGTGAAATGCGTTTCTTATTGCGTAAGGTCTTAAAAAATAACAAATCACCTACTTTTACGTTCTCTAACTTTATCTTCTTCCCTTGGGTTACCATCTCTTGTGATGAACGTGAAAGAGGTATATCAATTGATTTAAATGCAGTACTTACAAAGCCTGAACAATCCATTCCTTTGCGCGTAACACCTCCATGACGATATGGAGTTCCTAAATACGAAAATGCTGTGTCTAACAATAGTTTTTGCTGTGTTGTAGCTTCTTTAGCTTCCGATAAGGTTGTAATAGCTATATCTGCCTCTGCATCTAAAGCTTCTGGCTCTTCCATCAAGTCATCATCTTCCAAATCTTCTTCTAAATCTTCAGCTGTTGTAGCTGTATTCTCAGCATATTGTACTGGGGCTTTAGTAGTTTTCTTATTTCTTTTTTTAGCTGATGCTACTGTTCTCTTCTTAGCGTATGGGCGATGTGTAGCTACCTTGCGTTTTTTTGAAGGTGTAACTGTTTTCTTCTTGCTTGCCGATGCTACAGTCTTCTTTTTCTTAGGTGGTGCGTATGTTTTTTTAGCAGTTGATTTATTAGATACTATTTTTTCAGTAGCCGTCTTGGCTTTCTTTTTACTTGTTGTGGGTTGCTGCGCAAAAGCCGTAAAGCAAAATAATAATGCAAACAGGCTTAAAAATCTTATTACATACATAAATTATAGGATTAAATAAATATTCTTTCTTTTTCTTTTATGAACAATCGCTCTGAGCGTTCATCTAGTTCAAACTCTATGTTATCTCCTTGGTGTACTTGGTCTGATACTATTTCTTCAGCTAGTATGTCTTCCACATACTTCTGTATAGCTCGTTTCAGTGGGCGGGCTCCATATTGCTTGTCATAACCTTTTTCTGCTAGAAAATCTTTAGCTTTTTGGCTTAATTGCAATCCATACCCCAAATCATTCACACGTGAATAAAGCTTGCTTAGTTCCAAATCAATAATCTTAAATATATTCTCTTTACTAAGTGAATTAAAGGTTATCACATCATCTATACGATTCAAAAACTCCGGTGCAAATACTTTCTTAAGTGCATTCTCTACGATTGATTTCTCATTAGATTCTGTCT encodes:
- a CDS encoding tetratricopeptide repeat protein — protein: MKKFTLLLCFLSCVLGYAQRDDIQSLVVKASKGDVISQQLLAINYERGTGVAQSYQKAVYWYEKAANQGDPRSQTRLGIFYYKGQGAEQSYKKAAEWFERAANQGFAEGQTKMGICYYKGQGVPQSDSKAVEWWQKAADQQHAEAQSLLGYAYWRGQGVTQSDNDAVMWFEKAAAQGDIDAQRDLATCYFQGKGVSQSYEKAVVWYEKAANQGDKEAQLLLGLCYQQGKGVDKSFARATFWVEKACKNFNKRACELLEKMKP
- a CDS encoding DUF805 domain-containing protein, which codes for MFKNVFSPQGRIRRFEYGLTLLICYFCFISMHFFTEFFYFFSFLTNSALNIFILIIIILQGAKRCHDMDQPGWMALIPIYNPIVLIFVEGTVGDNKYGENPKKVAPFGSSVFNKDPFAAPTAEKTKTEQETTENKESYTSESARDKATNTSFSNQSATASQYYVVSPDGKTLMKWFNTEATIIDMPSDPVLTKITSIGKDVFYDCNKLSRIEFAENLDTIGKYAFDGCDSLKDFAFPEKLQFIGEYIFGKNCPMKLVFKGSTPPVLEGDFGYNDDRIQVIYVPFGCAENYRRAESWKKYAHLIF
- a CDS encoding fumarylacetoacetate hydrolase family protein; the encoded protein is MKLICIGKNYATKKEETTQKPANFVVFTKPDTAIHNPELPYYIPEFTRELSYEAELIIKINQNAKCVAEKFAHKYYDEIGLGIDFTACDLQQQLIAKGLSWELSKAFDGSAVVGKFLKKETLGDLHSLSFHLQNNDQTVQQGNSSLMYWHFDAIIAEVTKYFTLRKGDLIFTGSPVAAVPAAPNDVLEGFLGNESCFKLKIK
- a CDS encoding thiamine pyrophosphate-dependent enzyme — protein: MKKEDILNDYRISVESRECSLMGRREVLTGKAKFGIFGDGKEVPQVAMARAFADGDFRSGYYRDQTLMMALGVHTVENFFAGLYAHADIEADPTSAGRQMGGHFSTHSLDENGEWKDLLKQKNSSSDISCTAGQMPRLLGLAQASKVYRELPNAQAEGFSNHGNEVAWGTIGNASTSEGHFFETLNAAGVLQVPMVMSVWDDEYGISVPKEYHTTKESISEVMKGFQRDAKHKGFEIFVVKGWDYPALYKVYQKAAKIAREEHVPVLVHVTELTQPQGHSTSGSHERYKSPERLQWEHDFDCIAKMREWIIGEGYATEEELSAIDEAAKKRVRDGKKKAWEAYMRPFENERSELINMLNSIVPNSGFADEIAAIATLSRKAIMNVARKALRSFLKEGYNVEALRTWVTDYLKVNEPKYSKYVYTESAHSPMHIKEVLPEYAAEAEQVDGRVVLRENFDALLGKYPNVLIFGEDVGNIGDVNQGLEGLQKKYGVTKVSDTGIRETTIIGQGIGMAMRGLRPIAEIQYLDYILYGLQTLSDDLATLHYRTFGRQSAPLIVRTRGHRLEGIWHAGSPMGVLLHSLRGICILTPRNMTKAAGFYNTLLESDQPAVVVECLNGYRLKETMPTNLTEFKTPIGVVETLREGKDITVVSYGSTLRIVCEVADELAALGIDIEIIDAQSLAPFDVNHDIVKSIAKTNRLLVVDEDMPGATSAYILQKIVEEQNAYQYLDSAPQTLAAGNHRPAYATDGDYFSKPNADSIIEKIYSIMHEVNPSKYPALL
- a CDS encoding RNA-binding S4 domain-containing protein; protein product: MRIDKYLWCVRYFKTRNLATEACKKGHIKVNGEAVKPSREVYKTDTIIVRKNQINYELLVLDIPESRVGAKLVDLYRQDKTPAEAFEQAELQRLAQDYYREKGEGRPTKKDRRAIDNLLNDFQEDTPDELL
- a CDS encoding FKBP-type peptidyl-prolyl cis-trans isomerase, encoding MKKTIFIIGAITLLLATSCKKNDNNSTTTPPRDVTEVWNENKVAIENFLKTHTYTFTPTTTISETVTFATTSNTTESIFANSNLKQMELDVYDANNKRVRHTLYYMILQEGTGTTTTIADSVYVNYKGQLLDLSVFDKSSTQTTGYWFDLIGNITNSRQAGVIKGFREGIALLKSSSSNQLIPNNDGTYTIPTDGGIGVFFIPSGLGYFNNVQSKIPAYSPLIFTVNLISTKRADHDHDGKPSINEIERDQYGIISYPDCDAKKDNTYLPDYLDADCK
- a CDS encoding phosphatidylcholine/phosphatidylserine synthase, whose amino-acid sequence is MKKYIPNIITLGNLFCGCIAIVYAVQDYPTIAALWVAIGIFFDFFDGFFARLLNVKSDIGLQLDSLADMVTSGVVPGIVMYQLLKGSVINIEAQWTTLLPYAGFLITLSSGYRLANFNIDTRQTSGFIGLPTPANTLLILSIPLILYYQPNEWLNTVLYNKWFLLSITLLSTYMLNANLPLFALKFKDYSFKNNVLKYIFLALSIVLIIICKFIAIPLIILLYIGLSLIPQR
- a CDS encoding ComEC/Rec2 family competence protein; this encodes MLPFVFILAICGGLLLSLALHQWMFHNRYSFRYGLLLHSFLASVAIGMLLVAVHTPANAPQHYTHQLTTKQSYVLQGRVLKQVSKTSFGDTFRVQLLAADNKKVSGDILCFFPRSKDSVKVNSLHYKDEIFFLGEVKPIAPPQPYQFDYKQYMERQGVYGRTVAKGFIIRKKGEGKGYVQQIRGYFSKLIEANFEKETSQLLQTLLLSKRTDLSNELLQSYIDAGAVHILAISGLHVGIITMILLFLIQRLPNSSKGYQWLRYIILLVGLWSFTLIAGSTPSVLRATVMFSFIGLYFLSRNPQGRFDALIVSMLVLLLINPFYLYEVGFQLSYAAVFSILTFYPAIMKWWYPENKFLRWVWQLLVVGFTAQIAVVPISLYYFHQFSGLFFVSNLLVVPLLQPVLILSIIALLLGALLGYVPSLLVMIIRDFVAIMNTLIRSIAGQEDFILRNIPFNTLLLLASLLLVAALVYWRHFRSYRSVVLILLSILLLQGVLFYNKYQLTTTDEMLIFTRFNEKTIVIRQGNRLDVFQSDTLELNSMVQNYIKKIGVNDIRIKKFPNVLCYNKKNYLLIDSLGIYPISKQVVIDSVIFLQQTPKINLDRMKQNLSLRY
- a CDS encoding C40 family peptidase, whose amino-acid sequence is MYVIRFLSLFALLFCFTAFAQQPTTSKKKAKTATEKIVSNKSTAKKTYAPPKKKKTVASASKKKTVTPSKKRKVATHRPYAKKRTVASAKKRNKKTTKAPVQYAENTATTAEDLEEDLEDDDLMEEPEALDAEADIAITTLSEAKEATTQQKLLLDTAFSYLGTPYRHGGVTRKGMDCSGFVSTAFKSIDIPLSRSSQEMVTQGKKIKLENVKVGDLLFFKTLRNKKRISHVGMVVDVEGGEVKFIHASSKRGVVISSMSDAYYKKAFRIAKRVM